One genomic segment of Rhodohalobacter mucosus includes these proteins:
- a CDS encoding helix-turn-helix domain-containing protein, translating to MFDKDTEIAQKLLSEYKKLNLTKPNENWPNDIIRALNYLNENLFELDTTVKDMKEKCRISQQNISSRFNNYVGKSPMKYLSSHRIQAAKLILRSNEINLSKAKIGFLVGYDKPSTFTKAFQRN from the coding sequence ATGTTTGACAAAGATACAGAGATTGCACAAAAGCTATTATCAGAGTATAAAAAATTGAATTTAACAAAACCTAATGAAAATTGGCCTAATGATATTATAAGAGCACTTAATTATCTTAATGAAAATCTTTTTGAGTTAGATACTACCGTTAAAGACATGAAAGAAAAATGCAGAATATCACAACAAAATATTTCATCTAGATTTAATAACTATGTGGGCAAATCACCAATGAAATACTTATCAAGCCATCGGATTCAAGCTGCTAAATTAATATTAAGGTCTAATGAAATAAATCTCTCTAAGGCAAAAATCGGATTTTTAGTAGGGTATGATAAGCCATCTACATTCACGAAAGCTTTTCAGAGGAATTAA